One window of the Pseudofrankia sp. DC12 genome contains the following:
- a CDS encoding lasso peptide biosynthesis B2 protein, producing the protein MPMSMRRRTPAPPLARRLRASLAVVVARALATQSPARIQATMAALSRGAQPASRAQAEVARADVTAVSLVCRGSRGCVPRSVATALLCRMSGTWPTWRVGVRTVAPFAAHAWVEAAGQLVGEEEPPGYFRPLMTVPPRSRTGPQPPEQARQSVDVPAGPPRPERPEAVAK; encoded by the coding sequence ATGCCGATGTCGATGCGCCGGCGCACCCCGGCGCCCCCGCTGGCCAGGCGGCTGCGGGCGAGCCTCGCGGTCGTGGTCGCACGGGCGCTGGCCACCCAGTCTCCAGCCAGGATCCAGGCCACGATGGCGGCACTCAGCCGCGGCGCCCAGCCAGCCAGCCGGGCCCAGGCGGAGGTGGCCAGGGCCGACGTGACCGCTGTCAGCCTGGTCTGTCGCGGCTCCCGGGGCTGTGTGCCGCGGTCGGTCGCGACGGCGCTGCTGTGCCGGATGTCCGGGACCTGGCCGACCTGGCGGGTCGGCGTGCGGACGGTCGCGCCGTTCGCGGCGCACGCCTGGGTCGAGGCGGCGGGCCAGCTCGTCGGCGAGGAGGAGCCGCCGGGCTACTTCCGGCCCTTGATGACGGTGCCCCCGCGGTCTCGAACCGGTCCGCAGCCGCCGGAGCAGGCCCGGCAAAGCGTCGACGTGCCGGCCGGACCGCCCCGGCCGGAGCGTCCCGAGGCGGTGGCCAAATGA
- a CDS encoding DinB family protein → MTSDDAIVPDDKDWTWVLGRACPECGFNAATFPAVGVSGHVLRVAAAWRLLLAGQPAQDLRRRPALARWSPLEYGCHVRDVLRLYDERLVLMLTQDNPRYPNWDQDVTAVAGRYGEQDPAQVAEDLASAAARIATRFATVTGPQWERAGERSDGARFTVDTFSRYFLHDPVHHLYDVNGRPGGGVAPAAR, encoded by the coding sequence GTGACCTCTGACGACGCGATTGTCCCGGATGACAAGGACTGGACCTGGGTCCTCGGCCGTGCGTGCCCGGAGTGCGGGTTCAATGCCGCGACGTTCCCGGCCGTCGGCGTCTCCGGGCACGTCCTGCGGGTCGCGGCCGCGTGGCGCCTGCTGCTCGCCGGCCAGCCCGCGCAGGACCTGCGGCGCCGGCCCGCGCTGGCCCGCTGGTCGCCGCTCGAGTACGGCTGCCACGTCCGCGACGTGCTGCGGCTCTACGACGAGCGCCTCGTGCTGATGCTCACCCAGGACAACCCGCGGTACCCGAACTGGGACCAGGACGTGACGGCCGTCGCCGGCCGGTACGGCGAGCAGGACCCGGCCCAGGTCGCGGAGGACCTCGCGAGCGCGGCCGCGCGGATCGCGACCCGCTTCGCGACGGTGACCGGGCCGCAATGGGAGCGCGCCGGCGAACGGTCCGACGGGGCCCGGTTCACGGTCGACACCTTCTCTCGCTACTTTCTGCATGATCCTGTGCACCATCTTTACGACGTCAACGGCCGGCCTGGCGGTGGCGTCGCCCCGGCCGCGCGCTGA
- a CDS encoding lasso peptide biosynthesis PqqD family chaperone, translating into MLTLNGSVVSTDTDYGTALLDERSGRYWTLNPTASLALRVLLDGGDPPQAARALLDQYDVAPATARADVDKLVDELRAADLVTGSVSGSGIEPPAGVTRPGVAGSATRGGHHRSATRARHALRSVLGRPSRPRANDR; encoded by the coding sequence ATGTTGACGTTGAACGGATCGGTGGTCTCGACGGACACCGACTACGGGACGGCGCTGCTGGACGAGCGCTCAGGTCGCTACTGGACGCTCAACCCGACAGCCTCCCTCGCCCTTCGGGTCCTGCTCGACGGCGGCGACCCGCCCCAGGCGGCCCGCGCGCTGCTCGACCAGTACGACGTCGCTCCGGCCACGGCGCGGGCCGACGTCGACAAGCTCGTCGACGAGCTGCGCGCCGCCGACCTGGTCACCGGCTCGGTCAGCGGATCGGGCATCGAGCCGCCCGCCGGGGTGACCCGGCCCGGCGTGGCCGGCTCGGCGACCAGAGGCGGCCACCACAGGTCCGCCACCCGCGCGCGACACGCCCTGCGCTCGGTGCTCGGCCGGCCGTCTCGCCCACGGGCGAACGATCGGTGA
- a CDS encoding ABC transporter ATP-binding protein, giving the protein MRGHSRPVALGISLTVIGTLFAIVQPLLVKRVIDAAQHGGVPGWLLVTLLGLFVGQAVIDTGGHYLLERTGQGILLGLRTRLVNHLLRLRISVYDERRMGDLISRANTDTVVVREAVAYSFATFLTSLIGALGAVALMVYIDARLFALVVGAVVFAALFVLSALRRVRTTSEQGQASVGRMTADLERSLTAIRTVRASRAEQREADRIGVHTQEAYRLGIRMARLNSVIAPAMELAVQGSVLVVLLVGGVLVAHHVTSLGSLVAFLLYATYLVVPLSQLIESAGIMQRGLGALDRVDAVFDLPRERDTSPAAALGAEPSHFGEDPAVAASPVDEVGGQLVRILPPDAATWSADRAAAQPASAGVAAPSVEFRDVWFGYTPERPVLRDVSFTVPRRGHIALVGPSGAGKSTALELLERFYDPDRGEILLQGVDMRELSREAARSQVNLVEQNAPVLQGSLRDNITYAAPDSSDAEVDGAVELARLGDLVAQMPRGVWTEVGDHGVLLSGGERQRVAIARALLAKPSVLLLDEPTSQMDSVNERALTQVMHDIATERALLVIAHRMSTVRAADRIIVMDEGRVIATGTHEELVETCPLYRRLSATGLDPAVPAGAATTAT; this is encoded by the coding sequence ATGCGCGGCCACTCACGGCCGGTCGCTCTGGGCATCTCGCTGACCGTGATCGGCACACTGTTTGCCATCGTCCAGCCGCTGCTGGTCAAACGGGTGATCGACGCGGCCCAGCACGGCGGGGTGCCCGGCTGGCTGCTGGTCACCCTGCTGGGCCTGTTCGTCGGCCAGGCCGTGATCGACACGGGCGGCCACTACCTGCTGGAGCGCACCGGCCAGGGAATCCTGCTCGGGCTGCGGACCCGGCTGGTCAACCACCTGTTGCGGCTGCGGATCAGCGTCTACGACGAGCGCCGGATGGGTGACCTCATCTCCAGGGCGAACACCGACACGGTCGTCGTCCGGGAAGCGGTCGCCTACAGCTTCGCGACGTTCCTGACCAGCCTCATCGGGGCTCTAGGCGCCGTCGCGCTGATGGTCTACATCGATGCCCGGCTGTTCGCGCTGGTGGTCGGGGCGGTGGTCTTCGCGGCCCTGTTCGTGCTCAGTGCCCTGCGCCGGGTCCGGACGACCTCCGAACAGGGCCAGGCGAGCGTCGGGCGGATGACCGCCGACCTGGAGCGGTCGCTGACCGCGATCCGCACCGTCCGGGCGAGCCGCGCCGAGCAGCGTGAGGCCGACCGGATCGGCGTGCACACCCAGGAGGCCTACCGGCTCGGGATCCGGATGGCCCGGCTGAACTCCGTGATCGCGCCGGCGATGGAGCTGGCCGTGCAGGGCTCCGTGCTCGTCGTCCTGCTGGTCGGCGGTGTCCTGGTGGCGCATCACGTCACGTCGCTCGGTTCGCTGGTCGCGTTCCTGCTGTACGCGACGTACCTCGTCGTCCCGCTGTCCCAGCTGATCGAGTCGGCCGGGATCATGCAGCGCGGGCTGGGTGCGCTGGACCGCGTCGACGCGGTCTTCGACCTGCCGCGTGAACGGGACACCAGCCCAGCGGCCGCCCTCGGTGCCGAGCCCAGCCACTTCGGCGAGGACCCGGCCGTCGCTGCGAGTCCGGTCGACGAGGTCGGCGGCCAGCTGGTGCGGATCCTTCCGCCGGATGCCGCGACCTGGAGCGCGGACCGGGCTGCGGCGCAGCCCGCGTCCGCCGGGGTGGCCGCGCCTTCGGTCGAGTTCCGCGATGTGTGGTTCGGCTACACCCCGGAACGACCGGTGCTGCGGGATGTCTCGTTCACCGTGCCGCGCCGCGGCCACATCGCGTTGGTCGGGCCGTCGGGCGCCGGCAAGTCGACGGCGTTGGAACTGCTCGAGCGGTTCTACGACCCGGACCGCGGCGAGATCCTGCTGCAGGGCGTCGACATGCGCGAGTTGTCACGGGAAGCCGCCCGCAGCCAGGTCAATCTCGTCGAGCAGAACGCTCCGGTCCTCCAGGGTTCGCTGCGCGACAACATCACCTATGCGGCCCCGGACAGCTCCGACGCGGAGGTCGATGGCGCGGTCGAGCTGGCCCGGCTGGGCGATCTGGTCGCCCAGATGCCACGCGGGGTGTGGACGGAAGTCGGCGACCACGGCGTGCTGCTGTCCGGCGGCGAGCGTCAGCGGGTCGCGATCGCCCGGGCGCTGCTGGCGAAGCCGTCGGTACTGCTGCTCGACGAGCCGACGTCCCAGATGGACAGCGTCAACGAACGGGCCCTCACCCAGGTGATGCACGACATCGCCACGGAACGGGCGCTGCTGGTCATCGCGCACCGGATGTCCACGGTCCGGGCGGCCGACCGGATCATCGTCATGGACGAGGGCCGGGTGATCGCGACCGGAACCCACGAGGAGCTCGTCGAGACCTGCCCGCTCTACCGGCGCCTGTCGGCCACCGGCCTGGACCCGGCCGTCCCCGCCGGAGCCGCCACGACGGCCACCTGA
- a CDS encoding asparagine synthase-related protein: MTYPLTTPAPLAMAAPWFVVLPDTPAGTALATGIQASDPEIAALRRPSGRPWLIGRWARDEIVDTVAGRSRLALLGCAAINHDRLARRLARADDVTALDQIALELPGSFHLAAEIEGRQRVQGTASGLRRVFHAPLPGDGGVIAGDRADVVAALAGLDRIDVAAVLLCLVDPVAPHPLDDRPLWQGLTAVPPEQWLCVEPGHGAATSHRRWWRAPEPTLDAVEGAAALRHALVAAVAARTAAGGTITADLSGGLDSTALCFLAAGGLAALVPYTGMGRDPADDDARWAALARAALGAGAFEVLSRDQLPLVYAGIAGVEERLDRPFIGVIDRAKLLAGLRLAARHEPRLHLCGLGGDEVAESMPNYLAGLALGHPIAAWGRLRPLRAQGRWPLAATLRTLRPRSYRDWLTALAAPPGDPAVRGWRLPRPSERIPELDWSMPPRIGVWLTSQARELLRATIEEASATAEPLGPTRDRHGDLFAIRVGAAVARGFAQLAAPTGPPLEAPFYDDRVIEAALAVRPEERSTPWEYKPLLKSAMAGLVPAACLRRETKAECSAEEEAGLRAHQTALRGLFDGSRLAELGLVDTDTLLGLCRYSAAPDRHYLALQQTAAAESWLRAGAGRPSPGPPHQSAHPATAPAAGSPEPEQLERTC, translated from the coding sequence ATGACCTATCCGTTGACCACGCCAGCACCGCTGGCCATGGCCGCACCCTGGTTCGTCGTCCTTCCGGACACTCCGGCGGGAACCGCCCTGGCCACCGGCATTCAAGCCTCGGATCCGGAAATCGCGGCACTACGGCGACCGTCGGGCCGTCCCTGGCTGATCGGCCGCTGGGCGCGTGACGAGATCGTCGACACGGTCGCCGGCCGGTCCCGGCTCGCCCTTCTCGGCTGCGCCGCGATCAACCACGACCGGCTTGCCAGGCGTCTGGCCCGCGCCGATGATGTCACCGCCCTCGACCAGATCGCCCTCGAGCTGCCCGGCAGCTTCCACCTGGCGGCCGAGATCGAGGGCCGTCAGCGGGTCCAGGGCACCGCGTCCGGCCTGCGCCGCGTCTTCCACGCCCCGCTTCCTGGCGACGGCGGCGTCATCGCCGGAGACCGGGCGGACGTCGTCGCCGCGCTCGCCGGCCTCGACCGGATCGATGTCGCCGCCGTCCTCCTCTGCCTCGTCGACCCGGTGGCGCCGCACCCGCTCGACGACCGCCCGCTGTGGCAGGGCCTCACGGCCGTGCCCCCGGAGCAATGGCTCTGCGTCGAGCCGGGACACGGCGCCGCCACCAGCCACCGGCGCTGGTGGCGGGCACCTGAGCCGACGCTCGACGCCGTCGAGGGGGCGGCCGCGCTGCGCCACGCGCTGGTCGCCGCGGTCGCGGCTCGGACGGCCGCGGGCGGGACCATCACCGCGGACCTTTCCGGTGGGCTCGACTCGACGGCCCTTTGTTTTCTGGCCGCCGGCGGCCTGGCCGCGCTCGTCCCCTATACAGGCATGGGCCGCGACCCCGCCGACGACGACGCCCGCTGGGCCGCACTGGCCCGGGCCGCACTGGGTGCCGGGGCCTTCGAGGTGCTCTCGCGCGACCAGCTCCCGCTCGTCTACGCGGGGATCGCCGGAGTTGAGGAGCGCCTCGACCGGCCCTTCATCGGAGTGATCGACCGGGCCAAGCTGCTCGCGGGGCTGCGTCTGGCCGCCCGCCACGAACCGAGGCTGCACCTGTGCGGCCTCGGTGGCGACGAGGTCGCGGAGAGCATGCCGAACTACCTGGCGGGCCTGGCTCTCGGCCATCCGATCGCCGCCTGGGGCAGGCTGAGGCCGCTGCGCGCCCAGGGCCGCTGGCCGCTCGCGGCGACGTTGCGAACGCTGCGGCCGCGGTCCTACCGGGACTGGCTGACGGCCCTGGCCGCGCCGCCCGGCGACCCGGCGGTGCGCGGCTGGCGTCTCCCGCGGCCGTCGGAGCGGATCCCGGAGCTGGACTGGTCGATGCCGCCGCGGATCGGCGTCTGGCTGACGTCCCAGGCCCGCGAGCTGCTGCGCGCGACGATCGAGGAGGCGTCCGCGACCGCCGAGCCGCTCGGGCCGACGCGCGACCGGCACGGCGACCTGTTCGCGATCCGGGTCGGCGCGGCAGTGGCCCGCGGCTTCGCACAGCTGGCCGCGCCGACGGGACCTCCGCTGGAAGCGCCGTTCTACGACGACCGGGTGATCGAGGCCGCGCTGGCCGTCCGGCCCGAGGAGCGGTCCACACCCTGGGAGTACAAGCCGCTGCTCAAGTCCGCGATGGCCGGGCTGGTGCCGGCCGCGTGCCTGCGGCGCGAGACGAAGGCGGAGTGCTCGGCCGAGGAGGAGGCCGGCCTGCGCGCGCACCAGACCGCGCTGCGCGGGCTGTTCGACGGATCCCGGCTGGCGGAGCTCGGGCTGGTCGACACGGACACGCTGCTCGGCCTCTGCCGCTATTCGGCGGCACCTGACCGGCACTACCTGGCGCTGCAGCAGACCGCCGCCGCCGAGTCCTGGCTGCGTGCCGGCGCGGGCCGGCCCTCCCCCGGCCCGCCCCACCAGAGCGCCCACCCGGCGACCGCCCCGGCCGCCGGCAGTCCCGAGCCCGAGCAGCTGGAGAGGACATGTTGA